From the genome of Colletotrichum higginsianum IMI 349063 chromosome 4, whole genome shotgun sequence, one region includes:
- a CDS encoding CFEM domain-containing protein, whose protein sequence is MRFFALFLSLAAVLSCAAAQGDATAAVAALPACAQSCLFTAVLSSPCAPTNQTCICTNAPLQAEVEACVMQNCTLRNALTTKNVTLTTCGATPRDRTTMYNTISITMGTLSGVFVIIRLVHKVLATLGDLGMDDWFILITLGAGIPGTVINTHGFAANGLGKDIWTVAFDKITSFGYWFFVMEPMYFGQVTLLKMSLLFFYLRIFSHNRTMKRLIWGTIAFNAVFGTTFIFVAVFQCTPISFYWTKWDLEHQGTCLDINAIAWANAGISIVLDFWMLGLPLSQIKSLNLHWKKKIGVAMMFFVGTFVTVVSILRLQSLVQFAKSQNPTWDQFDVALWSTVEINVGIICACMPSIRVILVGFFPKLLGTTRRGTSNAARYYIQSSGNGRSRNRTLGNEAKIRTVDRDSASSSAGEGGPTGIIYTKEYTVDFHDEASLVHMRELEPGSSKTGRGGSPF, encoded by the exons ATGAGGTTCTTCGCCCTGTTCCTGTCTCTGGCCGCCGTGCTCTCGTGCGCCGCGGCCCAAGGCGATgccacggccgccgtggCTGCGCTGCCGGCCTGCGCG CAATCATGTCTCTTCACGGCCGTCCTCAGCTCCCCCTGCGCGCCGACCAACCAGACGTGTATCTGCACCAACGCTCCTTTGCAGGCCGAAGTTGAAGCTTGTGTCATGCAGAACTGCACCCTCAGGAATGCCCTTA CAACCAAGAACGTCACGCTGACGACGTGCggcgcgacgccgagggaCCGCACGACCATGTACAACACCATCTCCATCACCATGGGCACCCTCTCgggcgtcttcgtcatcatccGCCTCGTCCACAAGGTCCTCGCGaccctcggcgacctcggcatGGACGACTGGTTCATCCTCATcaccctcggcgccggcatccccGGCACCGTCATCAACACCCACggcttcgccgccaacggcctcGGCAAGGACATCTGGACCGTCGCCTTTGACAAGATCACCAGCTTCGGCTACTGGTTCTTCGTCATGGAGCCCATGTACTTCGGCCAGGTCACCCTGCTCAAGATGTCGCTGCTCTTCTTCTACCTGCGCATCTTCTCCCACAACCGCACCATGAAGAGGCTCATCTGGGGCACCATCGCCTtcaacgccgtcttcggcaccaccttcatcttcgtcgccgtcttccagTGCACCCCGATCAGCTTCTACTGGACCAAGTGGGATCTCGAGCACCAGGGGACCTGCCTCGAcatcaacgccatcgcctgggccaacgccggcatcagcatcgtcttggACTTTTGGATGCTCGGCCTCCCGCTGTCCCAGATCAAGAGCCTGAACCTCCACTGGAAAAAGAAGATTGGCGTTGCCATGATGTTCTTCGTCGGAACCTT CGTTACCGTCGTCAGCATCCTCCGCCTGCAGTCCCTCGTCCAGTTCGCAAAGTCCCAGAACCCGACCTGGGACCAGTTCGACGTGGCCCTCTGGTCCACCGTCGAGATCAACGTCGGCATCATCTGCGCCTGCATGCCCTCGATCCgcgtcatcctcgtcggcttcttccccAAGCTCCTCGGCACCACCCGCCGCGGCACCTCCAACGCCGCCCGCTACTACATCCAGTCGAGCGGCAACGGCCGCAGCCGGAACCGCACCCTCGGCAACGAGGCCAAGATCCGGACCGTCGACCGCgactcggcctcctcgagcgccggcgaaggcggGCCGACCGGCATCATCTACACCAAGGAATACACCGTCGACTTCCACGACGAGGCCAGTCTGGTACACATGCGGGAGCTGGAGCCCGGGAGCTCAAAGACTGGGCGGGGCGGCTCTCCGTTCTGA
- a CDS encoding EC39 protein: protein MKSLNAILVFASLAAAAPAASADAAAPIEARQAASPCRYEQKLTWNTGQIAGDGGWACITNNNGGCREYYWKDEFPYFSCA, encoded by the exons ATGAAGTCCCTCAACGCGATCCTCGTCTTTGCCTCActcgccgctgctgcacCTGCCGCCTCTGCTGATGCGGCTGCTCCCATCGAGGCGAGGCAGGCTGCCAGCCCATGCCGCTATGAACAGAAGTTGACCTGGAACACGGGCCAGATCGCGGGCGATGGAGGATGGGCT TGTATCACAAACAACAATGGCGGCTGCAGGGAATACTACTGGAAGGACGAGTTTCCTTACTTCAGC TGTGCTTAA